One Onthophagus taurus isolate NC chromosome 11, IU_Otau_3.0, whole genome shotgun sequence genomic window carries:
- the LOC111425128 gene encoding uncharacterized protein, giving the protein MSAEENGDDVSSNNLLVALQLQKRPEILWKTQIPQKKTLKDEALRQSVLELERQLGKPLTSSQLMKKVNNMKTRLKSKVDKNKTGNKKIVLCQWEKILHELMDGEDNPTISKIPGAKSIGPPTTKINKNNEDLSSSILLESEQTDEFSPQIASLVPPRPTKRQTKKNLETYETEETSKLTTQELQRLVLIEQLETIRVQRQYYREMMQKSNTGRSYYEPDGNENDNDVPRYAVL; this is encoded by the exons ATGTCGGCAGAAGAAAATGGTGACGATGTATCAAGCAACAATTTGCTGGTAGCATTGCAGTTGCAAAAAAGGCCGGAAATTCTATGGAAAACACAAATTCCGCagaaaaaaacattgaaagaTGAAGCCTTGAGGCAATCAGTTCTTGAGCTAGAACGTCAATTGGGAAAACCATTAACCTCTTCTCAATTGatgaaaaaagtaaacaatatGAAAACGAGGCTAAAAAGCAAAGTGGACAAAAACAAAACCgggaataaaaaaatcgttttatgcCAGTGGGAAAAAATTTTGCACGAATTAATGGATGGAGAGGATAATCCGACTATAAGCAAAATTCCTG GAGCAAAAAGTATTGGACCTCCTACcaccaaaataaacaaaaacaacgAAGATTTATCATCTTCTATATTGCTTGAATCTGAGCAGACGGATGAATTTAGTCCCCAAATAGCTTCCCTTGTGCCACCTCGACCTACAAAACGTCAAACGAAGAAGAATTTAGAAACATATGAAACAGAAGAAACTTCCAAACTCACTACTCAGGAATTGCAACGATTGGTACTAATCGAACAATTGGAGACCATTCGTGTTCAAAGGCAGTATTATCGAGAAATGATGCAAAAATCCAATACCGGTCGCTCTTATTATGAGCCTGATGGAAACGAAAACGATAATGATGTACCTAGGTACGCAGTgctttaa
- the LOC111421596 gene encoding putative nuclease HARBI1 produces MAEFINLRAEKHYKVRRGADNRDFKSFYRFEEENLHYIATHFMGENNERRGGALSSDLKIKIFLRYMANPGFQTGVAEELGIHQSTVSKTITFVINKILEKAPLWIKFPSTLNQVNEAQERWQETFQFPCAIGVIDCTHVQILKPIHHGDEYINRKGLATLNVQATCNSKEIFTSVDASWPGSVHDSRIWRNSETRLIMQQFPGAILLGDDGYGLEPWLMTPFQNPNNESERTYNRLFKKERVIIERCFGQLKRRFPILKYMCRVKLERVPFVIVCCIVLHTIAKYLGDADFPDDDDEENLNNGEEYELEEDRLLQRARERRLEIADVIFTQNLR; encoded by the coding sequence ATGGCagagtttattaatttacggGCAGAAAAACATTACAAAGTACGAAGAGGAGCTGATAACCgagattttaaatcattttaccGGTTTGAGGAAGAAAATTTGCATTACATTGCAACACACTTTATGGGCGAGAACAACGAAAGAAGGGGAGGTGCTCTTTCGTCGGACcttaaaattaagatatttttacgGTATATGGCCAATCCTGGTTTCCAAACTGGTGTTGCTGAAGAATTGGGAATTCATCAGTCGACAGTATCAAAAACAATTACGTTCGTGATTAACAAAATACTCGAAAAAGCTCCTTTATGGATCAAATTTCCGTCAACGTTGAACCAAGTAAACGAAGCACAGGAGAGGTGGCAGGAGACATTTCAATTTCCATGTGCGATAGGCGTAATTGATTGCACACACGTTCAAATATTGAAACCTATCCATCACGGTGATGAATACATCAACAGAAAGGGGTTGGCGACTTTAAATGTGCAAGCAACGTGCAACTCCAAAGAAATCTTTACTAGTGTTGATGCAAGTTGGCCGGGTTCTGTGCATGACTCTAGAATTTGGAGAAATTCTGAAACACGTTTGATTATGCAACAATTCCCTGGTGCAATATTATTAGGAGATGACGGTTATGGTTTGGAACCGTGGCTAATGACACCATTTCAGAACCCAAATAACGAATCTGAAAGAACTTACAACAGATTGTTTAAGAAAGAAAGGGTGATTATCGAAAGATGTTTCGGCCAACTTAAGCGAAGATTTCCAATTCTAAAATATATGTGCCGTGTTAAATTGGAAAGAGTCCctttcgttattgtttgtTGCATTGTACTACACACCATTGCCAAATATTTAGGAGATGCAGATTTTccagatgatgatgatgaagaaaatcTCAATAACGGCGAAGAATATGAATTAGAAGAAGATCGTCTTCTTCAGCGTGCAAGAGAGCGAAGACTTGAAATAGCTGATGTTATCTTTACACAGAATTTGAGGTAG